The proteins below are encoded in one region of Coffea arabica cultivar ET-39 chromosome 4c, Coffea Arabica ET-39 HiFi, whole genome shotgun sequence:
- the LOC113739121 gene encoding UDP-glycosyltransferase 90A1-like — protein sequence MFWTSIAMAKSYGMILNSFYKLEAAYTDFWNRCIGPKAWCVGPLAEAKPPVLLAEESAKPKWRHWLDKKLHNGKSVLYVAFGTQAEASQEQLLEIANGLEQSKVNFLWVIKSKRLEILQGFEERVKDRGIIVKEWVDQMEILRHESVKGFLSHCGWNSVTESMSAGVPILAMPFMAEQHLNARLVSEEVGVGLRIMPCNGSVRGFVKSSEVEKRVKELIQGTKGEAVRKKMEEVGEAACDAMREGGSSWETLDQLIHDISNYTRLTPLNHGLVSEPRTVSVS from the coding sequence ATGTTTTGGACAAGTATTGCAATGGCAAAAAGTTACGGCATGATTCTCAACAGCTTCTACAAGCTTGAAGCAGCCTATACTGACTTCTGGAACAGATGCATTGGGCCCAAAGCCTGGTGTGTTGGTCCTCTAGCGGAAGCCAAGCCACCAGTATTATTAGCTGAAGAATCTGCAAAGCCAAAGTGGAGGCACTGGCTTGACAAAAAATTGCACAATGGAAAGTCAGTTTTGTACGTGGCATTTGGAACTCAGGCTGAAGCATCCCAAGAGCAACTGCTTGAAATTGCAAATGGTCTAGAACAATCTAAGGTGAATTTCTTGTGGGTCATAAAATCAAAACGGCTGGAGATCTTGCAAGGGTTTGAAGAAAGGGTGAAGGATAGAGGGATCATAGTGAAAGAATGGGTAGATCAAATGGAGATACTTAGGCACGAGAGTGTAAAAGGGTTCTTGAGCCATTGCGGATGGAACTCAGTTACTGAAAGCATGTCAGCCGGCGTGCCCATCTTGGCGATGCCATTCATGGCTGAGCAACATCTCAATGCAAGACTTGTATCGGAGGAGGTTGGTGTAGGCCTGAGAATTATGCCATGCAATGGATCTGTGAGGGGCTTTGTGAAGTCATCGGAAGTGGAGAAGAGAGTGAAAGAACTGATACAAGGAACGAAAGGGGAGGCGGTAAGGAAAAAGATGGAAGAGGTTGGAGAAGCTGCTTGTGATGCAATGAGAGAAGGTGGTTCCTCATGGGAAACTCTAGATCAACTCATCCATGATATAAGTAACTACACAAGATTAACTCCTCTTAATCATGGATTGGTAAGTGAACCTAGGACAGTTTCAGTTAGTTAA
- the LOC113740348 gene encoding protein DELETION OF SUV3 SUPPRESSOR 1(I) has product MATTEQPKAATEDAKIDLFEDDDEFEEFEIDQEWEDKEEGKEVTQQWEDDWDDDDVNDDFSLQLRRELESNNEKN; this is encoded by the exons ATGGCAACTACTGAGCAACCAAAGGCAGCTACCGAGGACGCGAAGATTGATCTTTTTGAAGACGACGATGAATTTGAGGAGTTTGAAATTGATCAGG AGTGGGAGGACAAAGAGGAAGGCAAAGAAGTAACCCAGCAGTGGGAAGATGATTGGGATGATGATGATGTAAATGATGACTTCTCGCTGCAGCTTAGGAGGGAGCTGGAGAGCAACAATGAGAAGAACTAA